The genomic window AGGACCCCCGTGAACCACTTCGGAAGGAGTGTCATGCCCAAGTTTGACAGGGGGAGCAGCTTGCTGCTCCCCCTGTCAATGGCCAAAGTCGAGCTAAGTTCTAAAGTTCTCTGGGCCGCAGGGCCACCGCTTCGGCCAGGTGGACTTCGCGGATGTCCAAGCTGCCTGCCAAGTCTGCCACCGTGCGGGCGAGGCGCAGCACACGGTCATGGCCGCGCCCGGTCAGGCCGAGTTGCCGCGCCGCTGAAGCCATAAAAGCGGCTGGCCCGGCAGCGAGCGAGGCGTGTTGCCGTAGTGCTTGGCCGATCAGCAAGCTGTTGCGCTCGCCCTGCCGGGAGAGCATCACATCGCGGGCAGCTTGAATGCGGCTGCGAACGGGAGCGCTGCTTTCCGGCGTACCGGCGCGGGTCAGTTCGTCAACCGTCAGCCTCGGCACACTGACGCGCAAATCCATGCGGTCAAGCAGCGGGCCGGAGAGCCGGGCAGCGTAGCGGTTGCGGGTCAGCGGCGTGCAGGTGCAGGCTTTTTCGGGGTCGCCAAAATGCCCGCAGGGACAAGGATTCATCGCCGCGATAAGTTGGAACTTGGCAGGATAGCGCAAGCTGGCCCGCGCCCGGCTAATCGTCACTTCACCGTCTTCGAGCGGCTGGCGCAAAGTTTCGAGCGCTCTACGCGAAAATTCCGGAAATTCGTCCAAAAACAGCACGCCCCTGTGCGCCAAGCTGACCTCGCCAGGCTTTGGAATGCTGCCGCCGCCGATCAGCCCCGCGTCCGAGACCGTGTGGTGCGGGCTGCGGTAGGGCGGAACCTGCATCAGGCCGCTGCGCTGGGTGGTCAGGCCCGCCGCCGAGTGAATGCGGGTCACTTCCAGCGCTTCGCTGCGGGTCAGCGCCGGAAGCAGCCCCGGAGCGCGGCGGGCCAGCATCGTTTTGCCGCTGCCGGGTGAGCCAACCAGCAGAAGATTGTGGCCGCCGGCCAGCGCAATCTCAAGTGCTCTGCGGGCTTGGCCCTGACCTTTGAGATCGGCCAAATCCAAAGGGGGCGGGCCGCTCTCGTCAGGTGCTTGGGGGGTAGCTGCCGCCAGCGGCACTTGGCCCGACAAGTGTTGCAAAGCTTCACGCAGCGTGCGGGCCGGAAAGACCTGCACCTCTTCAATCAGGGCTGCTTCGCCGGCATTGTGCTTACCAATCAGCACGCTGTCACCCAATTGAGCGGCCAACAGCGCCAAGT from Deinococcus detaillensis includes these protein-coding regions:
- a CDS encoding YifB family Mg chelatase-like AAA ATPase, which produces MLATVRSAALIGVDAVLVTVEVDVSPGLPAFTIVGLPDQAVSEARERVRAAIRNSQLPFPAARITVNLAPADLRKEGPMYDLPIALGLLAAQELLPAAALSGVLLAGELALDGSVRSIGGAVNLALLAAQLGDSVLIGKHNAGEAALIEEVQVFPARTLREALQHLSGQVPLAAATPQAPDESGPPPLDLADLKGQGQARRALEIALAGGHNLLLVGSPGSGKTMLARRAPGLLPALTRSEALEVTRIHSAAGLTTQRSGLMQVPPYRSPHHTVSDAGLIGGGSIPKPGEVSLAHRGVLFLDEFPEFSRRALETLRQPLEDGEVTISRARASLRYPAKFQLIAAMNPCPCGHFGDPEKACTCTPLTRNRYAARLSGPLLDRMDLRVSVPRLTVDELTRAGTPESSAPVRSRIQAARDVMLSRQGERNSLLIGQALRQHASLAAGPAAFMASAARQLGLTGRGHDRVLRLARTVADLAGSLDIREVHLAEAVALRPREL